A part of Myxococcus landrumus genomic DNA contains:
- a CDS encoding VWA domain-containing protein, translated as MSFSLPHAWLLLLPLGLFLWKYGRRPGPPMWLRGALLVLAVGALSGPELRRKDAGSDVVVVVDRSASMPRDVDRTTQELISHLERERRPGDRVGVIAFGREARVEQPLSSAGGFGGFTRTVDTEASDLSSALDAANALIPRERTGRVLVFSDGRATGTDARGAARRLAARGIAVDWRQLSRPEPPLDVAVVSLDVPASVAVKEPFQFSATVQSSAAVTGTVRLERNGRVLVKGPFHFQPGANVLPLRDLVEESGLIRYQLVIETPGDGVPENDRGLAVLRVEGPRRVLLLTNQPKGTLAQALSAAGLRVDVRAPFRLSLDELDGVGAVVLENVDANTLGEPGLNALASYVEQAGGGLVMTGGRESFGEGGYRRSPVEPLLPVSLEMREEQRRASIAMSILMDCSCSMGANVADGRTKMELAAEGVVGALALLNPEDEASVHMVDTETHEIFPLSSVHDGLPYDKVSRGFSGGGGIYVGEALRSGRKQILKSEKPTRHVLLFADAADSEEPDDYRATLAALQRESVTVSVIGLGTPKDSDAELLREVARRGGGRVYFAEDAMSLPRVFSQETLAIARATFIDEPVSMEGAPDLPLLGRLPSEGLPQVGGYNLTYLRPQANVALRTLDTHAAPVLAMWTRGAGRTVAFTAEVDGPFTGELRQWGSLRAALEAMVRWSMAGASPLGDAVVRSERRGHVLRVTLDLPPEAPLPGTLPTLALLAGDGKSAPVDYPMRWEDEDRLVAEVPLEGSGTWHPVVRVGTRALRAPPVALPYSPEFEPGSPKEGLALLRSVAAVGGGVERLSMTGLFAEAPESEGNRALGPWWVSLAVALLLAEVAVRRFLSAPRQRAVARAAPGASTIPGTPLTPAAAPVRVESAARTSGTPESSSTGAAPSPASEGDAKLREGGVDSALDAARARSRRRLDR; from the coding sequence ATGAGCTTCTCACTCCCGCATGCGTGGCTGCTGTTGCTGCCGTTGGGGCTCTTCCTCTGGAAGTACGGCCGGCGGCCTGGCCCGCCCATGTGGTTGCGGGGGGCGCTGCTGGTGCTCGCGGTGGGGGCGCTCTCGGGGCCGGAGCTGCGGAGGAAGGACGCGGGCAGCGACGTGGTGGTCGTGGTGGACCGCTCCGCGTCGATGCCTCGGGATGTGGACCGCACGACCCAGGAGCTCATCTCGCATCTGGAGCGGGAGCGTCGTCCGGGGGACCGGGTGGGCGTCATCGCGTTCGGTCGTGAGGCTCGGGTGGAGCAGCCCTTGTCCTCGGCGGGAGGTTTTGGAGGCTTCACGCGCACGGTGGACACGGAGGCTTCGGACCTGTCCTCCGCGCTAGATGCGGCGAACGCGCTCATTCCCCGGGAGCGAACGGGACGGGTGCTCGTGTTCTCGGATGGAAGGGCCACGGGGACGGACGCGCGAGGCGCCGCGCGCAGGCTCGCGGCCCGAGGCATCGCGGTGGACTGGCGTCAGCTCTCTCGCCCCGAGCCTCCGCTCGATGTGGCCGTCGTCTCACTGGATGTTCCGGCCAGCGTGGCGGTGAAGGAGCCCTTTCAGTTCTCGGCGACGGTGCAGTCCTCGGCGGCCGTCACGGGGACGGTGCGGTTGGAGCGCAATGGCCGCGTGTTGGTGAAGGGGCCCTTCCACTTCCAGCCGGGGGCCAACGTGTTGCCCTTGCGAGACCTGGTGGAGGAGTCGGGGCTGATTCGCTACCAGCTCGTCATCGAGACCCCGGGTGACGGCGTGCCGGAGAACGACCGGGGGCTCGCGGTGCTGCGAGTCGAGGGGCCTCGGCGTGTGCTGCTGCTGACGAACCAGCCGAAGGGCACCCTCGCGCAGGCGCTCTCCGCGGCGGGCTTGCGGGTGGACGTCCGCGCGCCGTTCCGGCTCTCGCTGGATGAGCTGGATGGTGTGGGCGCCGTCGTGTTGGAGAACGTGGACGCGAACACGCTGGGGGAGCCGGGCCTCAATGCGCTCGCGTCGTACGTGGAGCAGGCGGGTGGCGGGCTGGTGATGACGGGAGGGCGTGAGAGCTTCGGTGAAGGTGGTTATCGCCGCTCACCCGTGGAGCCGTTGTTGCCGGTGTCGCTGGAGATGCGCGAGGAGCAGCGGCGAGCGTCCATCGCGATGAGCATCCTCATGGATTGCTCGTGCTCGATGGGCGCGAATGTGGCGGATGGGCGCACGAAGATGGAGCTGGCGGCGGAGGGGGTTGTCGGGGCGCTCGCGCTGCTGAATCCCGAGGATGAAGCCTCCGTGCACATGGTGGACACGGAGACGCACGAAATCTTCCCGCTCAGCTCGGTGCATGACGGGCTGCCCTACGACAAGGTGTCGCGGGGCTTCAGTGGGGGGGGCGGCATCTACGTGGGCGAGGCGCTGCGCTCGGGCCGGAAGCAGATTCTCAAGAGTGAGAAGCCCACGCGTCACGTGCTGCTCTTCGCCGACGCGGCCGACTCCGAGGAGCCCGATGACTACCGGGCCACGCTGGCCGCGCTGCAACGCGAGTCCGTCACGGTGTCGGTGATTGGGTTGGGGACGCCCAAGGATTCGGACGCGGAGCTGCTGAGGGAGGTCGCCCGGCGAGGGGGTGGTCGCGTCTACTTCGCGGAGGACGCGATGAGCCTGCCGCGTGTCTTCAGCCAGGAGACGTTGGCGATTGCCCGGGCCACGTTCATCGATGAGCCTGTCTCGATGGAAGGTGCGCCGGACCTGCCGCTCCTGGGGCGGCTGCCGTCCGAGGGGCTGCCGCAGGTGGGCGGCTACAACCTCACGTACTTGAGGCCGCAGGCGAACGTGGCGCTGCGCACGCTCGATACCCATGCGGCGCCGGTGTTGGCGATGTGGACGCGAGGGGCGGGGCGCACGGTGGCATTCACCGCGGAGGTGGATGGTCCCTTCACGGGGGAGCTGCGGCAGTGGGGTTCGTTGAGGGCGGCGTTGGAGGCGATGGTGCGTTGGTCGATGGCGGGGGCTTCTCCGCTCGGCGATGCGGTGGTGCGTTCGGAGCGGCGAGGGCATGTGCTGCGCGTGACGCTGGACCTGCCGCCGGAGGCGCCATTGCCGGGCACGTTGCCCACGTTGGCCTTGCTCGCGGGAGATGGGAAGTCAGCGCCGGTGGACTACCCGATGCGATGGGAGGATGAGGACCGGCTGGTGGCGGAGGTCCCGCTGGAGGGCAGTGGCACGTGGCACCCGGTGGTGCGCGTGGGCACGCGAGCCCTGAGGGCGCCTCCTGTCGCGTTGCCCTATTCCCCGGAGTTCGAGCCGGGGAGTCCCAAGGAAGGGCTCGCCTTGCTGCGCTCGGTCGCGGCGGTGGGCGGAGGCGTGGAGCGGTTGTCGATGACGGGCCTCTTCGCGGAGGCACCTGAGTCCGAGGGCAATCGCGCGCTGGGCCCCTGGTGGGTGTCGCTGGCCGTGGCCCTGTTGCTGGCGGAGGTGGCTGTGCGTCGGTTCCTCTCCGCGCCAAGACAGCGGGCTGTTGCGCGCGCGGCCCCTGGTGCCTCGACGATTCCGGGGACGCCCCTCACGCCCGCAGCGGCGCCCGTGCGCGTGGAGTCTGCGGCAAGGACATCAGGAACACCGGAGTCCTCATCCACAGGAGCGGCTCCGAGCCCCGCGAGTGAAGGGGACGCCAAGCTACGAGAGGGTGGGGTGGACTCCGCGTTGGATGCCGCGCGTGCACGCTCGCGTCGACGGTTGGACCGATAG
- a CDS encoding translocation/assembly module TamB domain-containing protein yields MSRRRWGRRLLWGLLGVVGLVVLAVAGALLWATSAPGERWLLHKGLGLANEQFAGRLDVGGLDVDLPGAVLTGVKLYDPEGELVAEIARVEARVRPGALLRQHVDLTRARVEAPRLYLALDERGLNLSRALAARVSKPEEPPSPRGKLRVDLRELVLEDGYVDFKQELEDNGERHIRLEDFAARGSGSYAVATRGFTVALESTGGLALPVKGPLRLNVKGGGEEDSLHADVNLDLAGLLLDATASMTLPADVPPGEPPGVLKVNADVRQLIVPPEPARGFVPTWPLRAPVSLAGKAGLEGEGVFADVQGKAAEATFEVKGDLNLERLRTDGLIVKARAVDLSALVDSGPKTNLSADLTAKGGGTSLETLDGEIDLAVSPSRYLGQPLGPVELKASAKDGHYTLSRLRVLVPGASLHAQGEGTTKALRVKGGLTAGDLSLLSHALTRLLPGTFPPLAGSGTLEFRVEGSARAPGIDTQGTFTSLAYGDFAVKNLTLNAEVPDITHPLSADATVVVGELRAGARQFRDVSANFTTEGRKLEASVRALGDTMLGLTLSGLVDEDTHGLQLQGMTLSWPEAIWKLQAPTHVRLDSGKVEVEPALKLTSGAQVISVLGALIGEQVTARVDLEAVDLSLLPRLAVPESLGLGGTVSGFVTAKGRLPRPDAQAQVRWREGRVAEYADIQVSVDGRYEKDRATGTLTASNPAASLSADFDVPVQGVLKRRRDALDLSVRLGNLDVAKAMALLKRTEPVTGTASGELRIQGTARDPRLTLRINGQALNYNAPPPGFSLKQPLDLELHAASDAQDGTLDARVDVKGLGSQTYVVLHTPFTLGGMLARPPKADDLLTASVDLEARVADLPLAQFEGVGGLEEPGGTVSAQLFLSGSAMVPQARLSVKSSGLTAYGLPPVDGQLGVVGDDQDVRVTLAAQREDKPLVQLDVTLEAPLGALQDQEVYGHIPIQLKGRLGPMPIQHLPGVAKARVKSTTTSRSVAPESKSLQGELSVELSARGTLDTPHIELTAGAQKLGMGELALGQARVQYGYQNARSTFDVLLSAPAGGTLRVDGGVELDVSLPALRKGLETARAPMDVTLKARDFDPSFLSGAVEVVRGVGGMIQADAKLTGTVAAPIFRGTLEWKDGKLALMGLGEYRDIQLNLDATQEALSVKKLAVKAGGGSLWLEAPLTATSTRNGEYELSSPAEKPYPLRAQSFPIVYDDQLMALLSMRAKVEGTLSNNLVNLRNVSIPEATIELPEVKRKDLQAMGRPDDIVLVRRGVPLERRKRKQPQTPSPGEPQPETPQTPATTPPEEGASEPSDESSASRAYWVNVNAPRNLWVKGSDVNVELGLSEDFRIEYTDAARLFGQVRVLRGRVDVLGRRFDVQRDSIVSFTGPPAVPYINVTAEHRNETANVTVFVTIRGQGRDFTLKPTSEPPMPESEIYTLLATGRRTLERGSGASMTASAQAASVVGSLVANEARKALAAKLPLDVLSIEAGGSGIAGTKLEVGTYVTDKIYVGYTGRVGANIQQGENSNAVRFEYQFGPRWSLEGQYGDARSGGLDLIWSNEY; encoded by the coding sequence TTGAGCCGGCGACGCTGGGGGCGACGACTGCTGTGGGGCCTGCTCGGCGTGGTGGGCCTGGTGGTGCTCGCGGTGGCGGGCGCGCTGCTGTGGGCGACGTCCGCGCCGGGTGAGCGCTGGCTGCTGCACAAGGGCCTGGGGCTGGCCAACGAGCAGTTCGCCGGGCGGCTGGACGTGGGCGGGTTGGACGTGGACCTTCCGGGCGCCGTCCTCACGGGCGTGAAGCTGTATGACCCGGAGGGCGAGCTGGTGGCGGAAATCGCTCGCGTGGAAGCGCGCGTGCGGCCGGGCGCGCTCCTGCGTCAGCACGTGGACCTCACGCGGGCTCGCGTGGAAGCACCTCGCCTCTACCTGGCCCTGGATGAGCGGGGACTGAACCTCTCTCGCGCGCTCGCGGCACGGGTCTCCAAGCCCGAGGAGCCGCCCTCTCCGCGCGGCAAGCTTCGCGTGGACCTGCGCGAGCTGGTGCTCGAGGACGGATACGTCGACTTCAAGCAGGAGCTGGAGGACAACGGTGAGCGGCACATCCGGCTGGAAGATTTCGCCGCCCGAGGCAGCGGGAGCTACGCGGTGGCCACCCGCGGCTTCACGGTGGCGCTGGAGTCCACGGGGGGACTCGCCTTGCCCGTGAAGGGCCCGCTCCGGTTGAACGTGAAAGGCGGCGGTGAGGAGGACTCGCTCCATGCCGACGTGAACCTGGACCTCGCGGGACTGCTGTTGGATGCGACGGCCTCGATGACGCTCCCGGCGGACGTGCCTCCGGGTGAGCCTCCCGGCGTGTTGAAGGTGAACGCGGACGTGCGCCAGCTCATCGTTCCTCCGGAGCCGGCTCGCGGCTTCGTCCCCACCTGGCCGCTGCGCGCGCCCGTGAGCCTCGCGGGCAAGGCGGGGCTCGAAGGCGAAGGGGTGTTCGCGGATGTCCAAGGCAAGGCCGCGGAGGCGACGTTCGAGGTGAAGGGCGACTTGAACCTGGAGCGGCTGCGCACCGACGGGCTCATCGTGAAGGCGCGCGCCGTGGACCTCTCCGCGCTGGTGGACTCGGGCCCCAAGACGAACCTCTCCGCGGACCTCACGGCGAAGGGCGGCGGCACGAGCCTGGAGACCCTCGACGGGGAGATTGACCTGGCGGTGTCGCCCTCGCGCTACCTGGGCCAGCCGCTGGGGCCCGTGGAGCTGAAGGCGTCCGCGAAGGATGGCCACTACACGCTGTCCCGTCTGCGGGTGCTGGTCCCCGGCGCGTCCCTCCATGCGCAGGGCGAGGGCACCACGAAGGCCCTCCGGGTGAAGGGCGGGCTGACGGCGGGCGACCTCTCGCTGCTGTCCCATGCCCTGACGCGGCTCCTGCCCGGCACGTTCCCTCCCCTGGCCGGAAGCGGCACGCTGGAGTTCCGCGTGGAGGGCTCCGCGCGCGCGCCCGGCATCGACACCCAGGGCACCTTCACCTCGCTGGCCTACGGCGACTTCGCGGTGAAGAACCTCACGCTCAACGCGGAGGTCCCGGACATCACCCATCCGCTCTCCGCGGACGCGACGGTGGTGGTGGGGGAGCTGCGCGCGGGTGCTCGCCAGTTTCGAGACGTGTCCGCCAACTTCACCACGGAGGGGCGGAAGCTGGAGGCCAGCGTGCGCGCCCTGGGTGACACGATGCTCGGCCTCACGCTGTCGGGCCTCGTGGATGAAGACACCCACGGGTTGCAGCTCCAGGGGATGACCCTCTCGTGGCCCGAGGCCATCTGGAAGCTCCAGGCCCCCACACACGTGCGCCTCGACAGCGGCAAGGTGGAGGTGGAACCCGCGCTCAAGCTCACGTCCGGCGCGCAGGTGATATCCGTGCTCGGCGCGCTCATCGGCGAGCAGGTCACCGCACGCGTGGACCTGGAGGCCGTGGACCTGTCGCTGTTGCCTCGACTGGCCGTCCCCGAGTCACTCGGCCTGGGAGGCACGGTGTCGGGCTTCGTCACCGCGAAGGGCCGGCTGCCTCGCCCCGATGCCCAGGCCCAGGTTCGCTGGCGCGAGGGCCGCGTGGCGGAGTACGCGGACATCCAGGTCTCGGTCGACGGGCGCTACGAGAAGGACCGCGCCACGGGCACGCTGACGGCGTCGAATCCAGCGGCCAGTCTCTCCGCTGACTTCGATGTGCCGGTGCAGGGGGTGCTCAAGCGGCGCAGGGACGCGCTGGACCTCTCCGTCCGGCTGGGCAACCTGGACGTCGCCAAGGCGATGGCGCTGCTCAAGCGCACGGAGCCAGTGACGGGCACCGCGTCCGGAGAGCTGCGCATCCAAGGCACCGCGAGAGACCCTCGGCTGACGCTTCGAATCAACGGACAGGCGCTGAACTACAACGCGCCTCCTCCGGGCTTCTCGCTGAAGCAGCCGCTGGACCTGGAGCTGCACGCGGCGTCGGACGCGCAGGACGGCACGCTCGACGCGCGCGTCGATGTGAAGGGACTGGGCTCGCAGACCTATGTGGTGCTGCACACGCCCTTCACGCTGGGCGGGATGCTGGCCCGGCCGCCCAAGGCCGATGACCTGCTGACAGCCTCGGTGGACCTGGAGGCGCGCGTGGCGGACCTGCCCCTGGCCCAGTTCGAGGGCGTGGGCGGACTCGAGGAGCCGGGCGGCACCGTCTCCGCTCAGCTCTTCCTCTCCGGCTCCGCGATGGTGCCGCAGGCTCGCTTGAGCGTGAAGTCCTCGGGGCTGACGGCGTATGGACTGCCGCCCGTGGATGGCCAGCTCGGCGTGGTGGGGGATGACCAGGACGTGCGGGTGACGCTGGCGGCGCAGCGCGAGGACAAGCCGCTGGTGCAGCTCGACGTCACGCTGGAGGCGCCGCTGGGAGCGCTCCAGGACCAGGAGGTCTACGGACACATTCCCATCCAGCTCAAGGGCCGGCTGGGCCCCATGCCGATTCAACACCTGCCCGGCGTGGCGAAGGCGCGCGTGAAGAGCACGACGACCTCCCGGTCCGTCGCGCCCGAGTCCAAGAGCCTCCAGGGCGAGCTCTCGGTAGAGCTGTCCGCGCGAGGCACCCTCGACACGCCCCACATCGAGCTCACCGCGGGCGCGCAGAAGCTGGGCATGGGCGAGCTCGCGCTGGGGCAGGCGCGCGTGCAGTACGGCTACCAGAACGCCCGCTCCACGTTCGACGTGCTCCTCTCCGCTCCCGCGGGTGGCACCCTGCGCGTGGACGGCGGCGTGGAGCTGGACGTGTCCCTGCCCGCGCTGCGCAAGGGCTTGGAGACCGCTCGCGCGCCGATGGACGTGACGCTCAAGGCGCGCGACTTCGACCCGTCCTTCCTCTCCGGCGCGGTGGAGGTGGTGCGCGGCGTGGGCGGGATGATTCAAGCGGATGCGAAGCTCACCGGCACGGTGGCCGCGCCCATCTTCCGAGGCACGCTGGAGTGGAAGGACGGCAAGCTCGCGCTGATGGGGCTGGGCGAGTACCGCGACATCCAGCTCAACCTCGATGCGACGCAGGAAGCGTTGTCGGTGAAGAAGCTGGCCGTGAAGGCCGGCGGTGGCTCGCTCTGGCTGGAGGCGCCGCTGACCGCCACGAGCACCCGGAATGGCGAGTACGAGCTGTCCAGCCCCGCGGAGAAGCCCTACCCGCTGCGGGCCCAGAGCTTCCCCATCGTCTACGACGACCAGCTCATGGCCTTGTTGAGCATGCGCGCGAAGGTGGAGGGCACGCTGTCCAACAACCTGGTCAACCTGCGCAACGTCTCCATCCCCGAAGCCACCATCGAGCTGCCGGAGGTGAAGCGCAAGGACCTCCAGGCCATGGGGCGTCCCGACGACATCGTGCTCGTGCGGCGCGGCGTCCCGCTCGAGCGGCGCAAGCGCAAGCAGCCGCAGACCCCTTCTCCCGGCGAGCCCCAGCCGGAGACACCACAGACTCCGGCGACGACCCCGCCCGAGGAAGGCGCGTCCGAGCCCAGCGACGAGTCCTCTGCGTCGCGCGCCTACTGGGTGAACGTGAATGCGCCGCGAAACCTCTGGGTGAAGGGCTCCGACGTCAACGTGGAGCTGGGGCTGTCCGAGGACTTCCGCATCGAATACACCGACGCGGCGCGCCTCTTCGGACAGGTGCGAGTGCTGCGCGGACGGGTGGACGTGCTGGGCCGGCGCTTCGACGTCCAGCGCGACAGCATCGTGAGCTTCACCGGCCCCCCCGCCGTCCCGTACATCAACGTCACCGCGGAGCACCGCAACGAGACGGCCAACGTCACGGTGTTCGTCACCATCCGAGGCCAGGGGCGCGACTTCACGCTGAAGCCCACCAGCGAGCCGCCCATGCCCGAGTCCGAAATCTACACGCTGCTCGCCACCGGCCGGCGCACCCTGGAGCGAGGCTCCGGCGCGTCCATGACGGCCAGCGCGCAGGCCGCCTCGGTGGTGGGCTCGCTCGTCGCCAACGAGGCTCGCAAGGCCCTGGCCGCCAAGCTTCCGCTGGATGTGCTCTCCATCGAAGCGGGTGGCTCGGGCATCGCCGGCACCAAGCTGGAGGTGGGCACCTACGTCACCGACAAGATTTATGTCGGCTACACCGGACGCGTCGGCGCCAACATCCAGCAGGGAGAGAACTCCAACGCGGTCCGATTCGAGTACCAGTTCGGACCGCGCTGGAGCCTGGAAGGTCAGTACGGCGACGCCCGCTCGGGCGGCCTCGACCTCATCTGGAGCAACGAGTACTGA
- a CDS encoding BamA/TamA family outer membrane protein has product MAADLLRLFRLATVAALLSVAACATTSTPAPGPKVSSLDIAGTDQVSEGDIKDHILTSATPWWAFWPFGGPHYFDPNAWQADLRRIERYYQAQGYYQAEVVDSQVKPQGKDTVDLQVQVDEGQPTRIAGIQLDGLQALPEPHRQEHHDRVKSILPFKEGDIFREGPWEESKTLVQEQLRELGYAEAEVSGEVQVDVDTRQAQVRLTVKPGPRYRFGNTFVATDANPQVPPRRIIEQVQGALKKGDWYSETALAEAQARVFRMGVFGAVKVNRGAPDRETATVPIVVDVREAPFRSVRLGGGIGVDAARQEVRVLGEWTHRNFLGGLRRVTVRGRAGYAFIPNIVSTTKQGPVFEVTGEYEQPRFLFRDVRHQTSLTLEKGLEQAYDFYGGKLQTGVIWQPHRNFSVFPSYNLQIYQLNGRVSADSRVPPVVLGCGDTGRTGCEVSLSFLELAFAWDRRNDPVAPRDGYYISLSVQKGGGLLQGDFNYVRLLPDLRFYRSFGSEKQVVLAGKVRMGTLNPAGNSQSSIVTRFFSGGATSMRGFNGQRLSPLAALAKQEDTNGDGLPDVDVQTSEWDTVPVGGNSLFETSLELRYQISTSLMLAGFWDSGLVGVEGFDSRSAPRLFGPEHYHAVGLGLRYITVVGPIRLDIARRLNIGQGLPVDNPNYIYPTSGGCFGIGRKWKADGPTSRGATFAGAPDGQCALQLSIGEAF; this is encoded by the coding sequence GTGGCTGCTGACCTGCTTCGACTCTTCCGCCTCGCCACTGTCGCCGCGCTGCTGAGCGTCGCGGCCTGTGCCACCACCTCCACGCCTGCACCGGGCCCCAAGGTCTCCTCCCTGGACATCGCGGGCACGGACCAGGTGAGCGAGGGGGACATCAAGGACCACATCCTCACGTCGGCGACGCCGTGGTGGGCGTTCTGGCCCTTTGGCGGTCCGCACTACTTCGACCCCAACGCGTGGCAGGCGGACCTGCGCCGCATCGAGCGGTACTACCAGGCCCAGGGCTACTACCAGGCGGAGGTGGTGGACAGTCAGGTCAAGCCCCAGGGCAAGGACACGGTGGACCTCCAGGTCCAGGTCGACGAGGGCCAGCCCACGCGCATCGCTGGTATCCAGCTCGACGGGCTCCAGGCCCTTCCGGAACCCCACCGCCAGGAGCACCACGACCGGGTGAAGTCGATTCTCCCCTTCAAGGAAGGCGACATCTTCCGCGAGGGCCCGTGGGAGGAATCCAAGACGCTGGTGCAGGAGCAACTGCGCGAGCTGGGCTACGCGGAAGCGGAGGTGTCCGGCGAGGTGCAGGTGGACGTGGACACGCGGCAGGCCCAGGTGCGGCTCACCGTGAAGCCAGGGCCGCGCTACCGCTTCGGCAATACCTTCGTCGCCACGGACGCCAACCCGCAGGTCCCCCCGCGCCGCATCATCGAGCAGGTGCAGGGCGCGCTGAAGAAGGGCGACTGGTACAGCGAGACGGCGCTGGCGGAGGCCCAGGCGCGCGTGTTCCGCATGGGCGTGTTCGGCGCGGTGAAGGTGAACCGCGGAGCACCCGACCGCGAGACGGCGACGGTGCCCATCGTCGTGGACGTGCGGGAGGCGCCGTTCCGCTCGGTGCGGCTGGGTGGTGGTATCGGCGTGGACGCGGCCCGGCAGGAGGTGCGCGTGCTGGGGGAGTGGACCCACCGCAACTTCCTGGGCGGACTGCGCCGCGTCACCGTGCGGGGTCGCGCGGGCTACGCGTTCATCCCCAACATCGTCTCCACCACGAAGCAGGGCCCCGTGTTCGAGGTGACGGGTGAATACGAGCAGCCGCGCTTCCTGTTCCGCGACGTGCGCCACCAGACGTCACTCACCCTGGAGAAGGGCCTGGAGCAGGCCTACGACTTCTACGGCGGCAAGCTGCAGACGGGCGTCATCTGGCAGCCGCATCGCAACTTCTCCGTCTTCCCCTCCTACAACCTCCAAATCTACCAGCTCAATGGCCGGGTGAGCGCGGACTCGCGAGTGCCTCCCGTCGTCCTGGGCTGTGGCGACACGGGGCGCACGGGCTGCGAGGTGTCGCTGAGCTTCCTCGAGCTGGCCTTCGCGTGGGACCGGCGCAACGACCCGGTGGCGCCTCGGGATGGTTACTACATCAGCCTCTCCGTGCAGAAAGGCGGCGGGCTGCTCCAGGGCGACTTCAACTACGTGCGGCTGCTGCCGGACCTTCGCTTCTACCGCTCGTTTGGCAGTGAGAAGCAGGTGGTGCTCGCGGGCAAGGTGCGGATGGGGACGCTCAATCCCGCGGGCAACTCGCAGAGCTCCATCGTCACCCGCTTCTTCTCCGGAGGCGCCACGTCCATGCGTGGCTTCAACGGACAGCGGCTGTCTCCCCTCGCGGCGCTCGCGAAGCAGGAGGACACCAACGGCGACGGATTGCCCGACGTCGACGTCCAGACCTCCGAATGGGACACCGTGCCCGTGGGCGGCAACAGCCTCTTCGAGACGTCGCTGGAGCTGCGCTACCAGATTTCCACCAGCCTGATGCTCGCGGGGTTCTGGGACTCGGGGCTGGTGGGCGTGGAGGGCTTCGACTCGCGCTCCGCCCCGCGCCTGTTCGGTCCCGAGCACTACCACGCGGTGGGCCTGGGCCTGCGCTACATCACCGTGGTGGGCCCCATCCGCCTGGACATCGCGCGGCGGCTGAACATCGGCCAGGGCTTGCCTGTCGACAATCCGAACTACATCTATCCCACGTCCGGAGGATGCTTCGGCATCGGCCGCAAGTGGAAGGCGGATGGGCCCACCTCTCGCGGTGCCACCTTCGCGGGAGCGCCGGATGGGCAGTGCGCGCTTCAGCTGTCGATTGGAGAGGCGTTTTGA
- a CDS encoding 4-alpha-glucanotransferase, translated as MSTPGRLSGLLLPLFSLRAPTDFGIGDLGALDGLFTWMKAARQRLLMLLPLLPTAPGDSSPYATRSAFGLNPLFIDLSTLPEFIASGGEAALSAEEKGQLAEARAAPRVRYDLVFPLKDAALARAFDTFEARHWAPLSERARAFRQWREAQGAWLEDYALFTAISEQEQRRAWWEWPEPLRTRKPDALRAKATELERRVRYHAWLQWVAEQQWDAVREKARAQGVLLCGDEPFIIGQDSADCWAYPTILRRDARLGVPPDDFSATGQDWGLPYFDFAAMEKDDYAWLKSRAKKAASYYDLRRVDHAVGYFRQWIRDEQTPTGRFIPPDEESHRRRGRKHFELLSEGAGIVAEDLGVIPPFVRSILAELKLPGYRVMRWERDGNDYRHPHHFPPVSLVTTGTHDTDTMAEWWEGARDDERHAAARAWPEMQGVPVTREFTPEVHRGMLAAALNSSSDLCVLPWQDVLGTRDRINLPGSMSDSNWAYRISQDAGALMSDSTTREAAEKLAWLTASARR; from the coding sequence ATGTCCACCCCCGGCCGGCTGTCCGGTCTCCTGCTCCCGCTGTTCTCCCTCCGCGCCCCCACGGATTTCGGCATTGGCGACCTTGGCGCGCTGGATGGGCTGTTCACCTGGATGAAGGCCGCGCGGCAGCGTCTGCTGATGCTGCTGCCGCTCCTGCCCACGGCACCCGGTGACTCCAGTCCCTACGCCACCCGCTCCGCGTTCGGCCTCAACCCGCTCTTCATCGACCTGAGCACGCTGCCGGAGTTCATCGCCTCCGGAGGCGAGGCCGCGCTCTCCGCCGAGGAGAAGGGCCAGCTCGCCGAGGCCCGCGCCGCGCCACGCGTGCGCTACGACCTGGTCTTCCCGCTCAAGGACGCGGCCCTCGCGCGCGCCTTCGACACGTTCGAGGCGCGGCACTGGGCGCCCCTGTCCGAGCGCGCCCGCGCCTTCCGCCAGTGGCGCGAGGCGCAAGGCGCGTGGCTGGAGGACTACGCGCTCTTCACCGCCATCAGCGAGCAGGAGCAGCGCCGTGCGTGGTGGGAATGGCCGGAGCCGCTGCGCACCCGCAAGCCCGACGCCTTGCGCGCGAAGGCCACGGAGTTGGAGCGGCGCGTGCGCTACCACGCCTGGCTCCAGTGGGTGGCCGAGCAGCAATGGGACGCGGTGCGCGAGAAGGCGCGGGCCCAGGGCGTGCTGCTGTGCGGCGACGAGCCCTTCATCATCGGCCAGGACAGCGCGGACTGCTGGGCCTACCCCACCATCCTCCGCCGCGACGCGCGACTGGGTGTGCCGCCGGACGACTTCTCCGCCACGGGCCAGGACTGGGGCCTGCCCTACTTCGACTTCGCCGCGATGGAGAAGGACGACTACGCGTGGCTCAAGTCGCGCGCGAAGAAGGCGGCCAGCTACTACGACCTGCGCCGCGTGGACCACGCGGTGGGCTACTTCCGGCAGTGGATTCGCGACGAGCAGACGCCCACCGGGCGCTTCATCCCGCCGGACGAGGAGAGCCACCGCAGGCGGGGCCGCAAGCACTTCGAGCTGCTCTCGGAAGGCGCCGGCATCGTCGCGGAGGACCTGGGCGTCATCCCGCCCTTCGTGCGGAGCATCCTCGCGGAGCTGAAGCTGCCGGGCTACCGGGTGATGCGCTGGGAGCGCGATGGCAACGACTACCGCCACCCGCACCACTTCCCTCCCGTGTCGCTGGTGACGACGGGCACCCATGACACGGACACGATGGCCGAGTGGTGGGAGGGCGCCCGCGATGACGAGCGTCACGCCGCCGCGCGCGCGTGGCCGGAGATGCAGGGCGTGCCGGTGACGCGTGAGTTCACCCCCGAGGTCCACCGGGGCATGCTGGCCGCGGCGCTCAACTCGAGCAGTGACTTGTGCGTGTTGCCCTGGCAGGACGTGCTGGGAACACGGGACCGCATCAACCTGCCGGGCTCCATGAGTGACTCGAACTGGGCCTATCGCATCAGCCAGGATGCGGGCGCGCTGATGTCCGACTCGACGACGCGGGAGGCCGCCGAGAAGCTGGCCTGGCTCACCGCCTCCGCCCGGCGCTGA